A window of Bacteroidetes Order II. bacterium contains these coding sequences:
- a CDS encoding DUF2281 domain-containing protein, translated as MTTDATLFAKIHTLPPELKADVLKYIDFLLFTQNQENEKPKMEAQKTPKAGFGRVQYVMSDDFDAPLEDFAEYM; from the coding sequence ATGACTACAGATGCAACTCTTTTCGCCAAAATCCACACACTTCCGCCTGAGTTGAAGGCAGATGTTTTGAAGTATATAGATTTCTTGCTATTTACTCAAAACCAAGAAAATGAAAAACCTAAAATGGAAGCACAGAAAACACCCAAAGCAGGTTTCGGACGTGTGCAATATGTGATGTCCGATGACTTTGATGCGCCCTTAGAAGACTTTGCGGAGTATATGTAA
- a CDS encoding type II toxin-antitoxin system RelE/ParE family toxin: MNVLFRSSFQRDLKRLKNDLILETVRETILQVENAAALQDIHNLTKISGYDGYYRIRIGTHRIGVFVTDDAIEFVRCLARKDIYRYFP, translated from the coding sequence ATGAATGTATTGTTTCGGAGCAGTTTCCAGCGCGACTTGAAACGCCTCAAAAACGATCTCATTTTAGAAACGGTACGGGAAACCATTTTACAGGTCGAAAATGCTGCTGCGCTACAAGACATACACAATCTTACTAAAATATCTGGCTACGACGGATATTATCGAATCCGTATCGGCACACATCGCATCGGCGTTTTTGTTACGGACGATGCCATCGAATTTGTGCGGTGTTTAGCACGAAAAGACATCTATCGCTACTTTCCTTGA
- a CDS encoding T9SS type A sorting domain-containing protein codes for MSPKAFYIPKISLLIGLFLFAFQGILAQGTVFNSGGNPGDPPIPPPPTPCKKYLIFMRTVSPKSSGHFCVDPFWTGDIDPSRLSPSGRGYVDGSTMIDGMSITEWIMRVYADQQYCYIGYARSDEEYEKWWYYYAPNWENVPCSPSSKFYGSGSLGIIKPSSDKKWWENVFLNPNDFSDIAVLRKEDHISIKNIPYDTDVLEVGRTKTLLLNMHALLVIEKGSYAVQNGEADLGRIIKTSKPMIQCGDGGCCTSDPSRKAIIHKDTFLLTKNDGTCTAAQFIGPDDVEEEDFHGIDVVEVDDLGGVIDVVIEDVLGGIVNPVGDEIGNIIDITIDEVLLGKTATLVNDEIGNIVELVMEFENKTSQQSTAAEPNPLLGGAYPNPFNPSTNLSYTLPKASNVQISVYNLQGKEVAKLVNGLYQEAGSHQVTFDAGHLPSGTYLYRITAGNYSVTKQIQLLK; via the coding sequence ATGTCACCCAAAGCCTTTTATATTCCCAAAATAAGTCTTTTAATTGGCTTATTTTTATTTGCCTTTCAAGGTATTCTTGCACAAGGAACCGTTTTTAATTCAGGTGGAAATCCGGGTGATCCACCAATCCCGCCTCCACCCACGCCTTGTAAAAAATACTTGATCTTTATGCGAACGGTTAGTCCAAAAAGCTCTGGGCATTTTTGTGTTGACCCTTTTTGGACAGGCGATATTGACCCGAGCCGCCTCAGCCCCTCTGGCCGCGGCTATGTAGATGGTTCCACCATGATTGATGGTATGAGTATTACGGAATGGATCATGAGGGTATATGCAGATCAGCAATATTGCTATATTGGCTATGCGCGTAGCGATGAAGAGTACGAAAAATGGTGGTATTACTATGCACCAAATTGGGAAAATGTACCTTGTAGCCCTAGTAGTAAATTCTATGGTTCTGGTTCTTTGGGGATTATTAAACCGTCAAGCGATAAAAAATGGTGGGAAAATGTTTTCCTAAATCCGAATGATTTTTCGGATATTGCGGTTTTGCGAAAAGAGGATCATATAAGCATCAAAAATATCCCATACGATACGGATGTTTTAGAAGTAGGTCGCACGAAAACCCTTCTTTTAAATATGCACGCTTTATTGGTGATCGAAAAAGGGAGCTATGCCGTACAAAATGGAGAAGCCGATCTGGGACGTATCATAAAAACCTCCAAGCCGATGATACAATGCGGAGACGGCGGATGTTGTACTTCCGATCCCTCTCGCAAGGCTATAATTCATAAGGATACTTTCTTGCTGACAAAAAACGATGGCACTTGCACCGCTGCCCAATTTATTGGCCCAGATGATGTTGAAGAAGAAGATTTCCATGGCATTGATGTCGTAGAAGTAGATGATCTTGGCGGCGTTATTGATGTTGTTATTGAAGATGTACTTGGCGGCATTGTAAATCCTGTTGGTGATGAAATAGGGAATATCATAGACATTACTATTGATGAAGTCCTTCTTGGTAAGACGGCAACTCTGGTGAATGACGAAATTGGCAATATCGTTGAACTGGTTATGGAGTTTGAAAACAAAACCAGCCAACAATCCACAGCAGCGGAGCCAAACCCTTTATTGGGCGGTGCCTATCCCAATCCCTTTAATCCGAGTACGAACCTAAGTTATACCTTGCCGAAAGCCTCGAATGTGCAAATATCGGTGTATAACCTACAAGGCAAAGAAGTGGCAAAATTGGTGAATGGCTTATACCAAGAAGCGGGAAGCCACCAAGTAACCTTTGATGCGGGACATTTGCCAAGTGGTACGTATCTTTATCGCATAACGGCTGGAAATTATTCCGTTACCAAACAAATACAGTTGCTAAAGTAA
- a CDS encoding response regulator transcription factor, with amino-acid sequence MEEINIIIIDDGAFLETCCSYFLDSIIKVRATATNVSSAIKAIENHRNDIQLIILDVDLGNGHFGMEVVKYIKSNNIPIKILILSGLVHEAAFVLPFKGLVEGILHKNEEKTLIKRAVQGIAVGRTGFYSPECIDILLNRDFRNFYTLSEEEIETLHRLSKGFTNSVRLAGYVVMSHLALQSETMLQDIKRARYLLPEDVPANKRSEKSVYDILFKDFSTIAANIIHTKYWSILSSVRKQVLLTDGRTGFITVSALELSLEEKLSLILKRQEGRFRRDILPRIFRELEVESTIEALIWTQEWELSKTYELASI; translated from the coding sequence ATGGAAGAGATTAATATAATTATCATAGATGATGGCGCTTTCTTAGAAACTTGCTGTTCCTACTTTTTAGACTCTATAATAAAAGTAAGAGCAACCGCAACTAATGTTTCAAGTGCTATAAAGGCCATAGAAAATCATAGAAATGACATCCAACTTATTATTTTGGATGTTGATTTGGGAAATGGACACTTTGGAATGGAGGTGGTTAAATACATAAAATCTAATAACATTCCTATTAAGATATTAATTTTATCCGGTCTGGTTCATGAAGCCGCATTTGTATTACCCTTTAAAGGTCTTGTAGAGGGTATTTTACACAAGAATGAAGAGAAGACTCTTATAAAAAGAGCAGTTCAAGGCATAGCAGTTGGTCGAACAGGTTTTTATTCTCCGGAATGTATTGATATTTTACTAAACAGAGATTTTCGAAATTTTTATACCCTTTCAGAAGAGGAAATTGAGACCTTGCACCGCCTATCAAAAGGATTCACTAATAGTGTTCGCCTCGCTGGTTATGTAGTAATGTCTCATTTGGCTCTACAATCAGAAACCATGCTACAAGATATTAAGCGTGCAAGATATTTATTACCCGAAGATGTTCCAGCAAATAAGAGAAGCGAAAAAAGTGTGTATGACATCTTATTTAAAGATTTTTCTACGATTGCCGCCAATATTATCCATACCAAATATTGGTCCATTCTGTCCTCTGTTCGAAAACAAGTATTACTTACGGATGGAAGGACGGGGTTCATTACGGTCTCTGCGTTAGAATTATCTTTGGAGGAAAAGTTAAGCCTCATACTTAAGCGTCAAGAAGGACGTTTCCGACGTGACATTTTGCCGCGCATATTTAGAGAACTCGAGGTGGAATCTACTATTGAAGCACTTATTTGGACACAAGAATGGGAGCTTTCTAAAACATACGAATTAGCCTCGATATAA